The Neurospora crassa OR74A linkage group I, whole genome shotgun sequence genome segment tcaagaaaacaaaaagacgATGCTCCAAAGTTTAGAGACGTGGAGATCCCAAGAGCACTTACGGTGGTGAGAACACCCTGAGACCATGACCCGTCCGACAGAGTTGACCATGATCGCGATGATCACCAATCAAGTCCATTATGCTCAGCCATGTCATGTCGCGTTTAATGGCTTCGTTCGATTCGCCGTCAGAGTCTCGACTACTTACAAATGGGAAGGTAAAGGGACGAATGGGACTGGATAAAGGTGCTGGAGTGATCACAGCCACCGAGATCGTCTGAGTTCATATAAGAAGGCCTCATTTCTCCCAGAAGATAATGTTGCACCATGCCGACAGATTGCAGGAACGATTATCGAATGCAAACACCAGGAACAGGTATCTTGACTGACAATgccaggaaaaaaaaaggaacaaaaagaaaaaaaaaaaccaacaTGAAATTCATGATACAGACGAGCCAACTCGCCAGCCCAAACCTGTCTCAAACCCAATTCCTATGCCCTACCAACGCCATCAATCACTGATACTTTCCTGCAGTATGATATCGTACGGCCGGTGTTAAGTCCTTCGATGACACATCCCTTTATTGAATACCCGGCTTCAACCTGATCCAAGCCGTGTCTTCTACGTGACGCCTGCGCCACTCCGTTCCTCAAGCGCCGGAAACCTTGACCTCCTCTGTCAACGTTGTTGTTTCGACACTCTCCTTAACCGAGGCAGACTCGCTCTGCTGCACTTCCTGCTGAGTTGCCGCAATTGGTTCTTTCTCTGCAACAGCCTCAGGACTAGGCGAGCtactgccgctgctgctcacGTCGTGCACATGCAGTACCTTATCGACATCATGAACCAGCTGCGAGACCTCATCATGGAGCTCGACCTGGCGTTTTGACGAACCCTCCAACTGCCTGTCCGCCTCCTCATCGCCTACCAGCTTCCTCCACTCggcctccagctcctcgcGCCACCCGAGCGCGCTAGCCAGCTGCCGCACACCAGTGTCGCAGTCTCCGAGGACAAGGACGTCATCGGGTTGAGAGCCCAGAGACCCTACGCGTTCCATGTTGAACAAGACGCGAGGAACTTCGAAGGGGGCAAGATCGGGAAGACCGGCGAAAGGATGGACGGTTAAGCTGGTGCCGAGAACGAGGATCAGATCAGCTTCCTCGGCCATGTGCCTCCTGTCGAAGAATAGGGAGGGCAGGTTCTcgtggaagaagacgatg includes the following:
- the nst-2 gene encoding NAD-dependent deacetylase sirtuin-2 encodes the protein MGQEVSAVPETTKPENLSERSLPAVADYIKSGKARKVVVLTGAGISTAAGIPDFRSPETGLYANLAALELEEPEDVFSLPFFKENPKPFYVLAKDLYPGKFHPTISHVFISLLATKGLLYQLFTQNIDCLERAAGVPADLIVEAHGSFASQRCIDCKTPYPDDKMREHVSRAEVPHCEKCNGLVKPDIVFFHENLPSLFFDRRHMAEEADLILVLGTSLTVHPFAGLPDLAPFEVPRVLFNMERVGSLGSQPDDVLVLGDCDTGVRQLASALGWREELEAEWRKLVGDEEADRQLEGSSKRQVELHDEVSQLVHDVDKVLHVHDVSSSGSSSPSPEAVAEKEPIAATQQEVQQSESASVKESVETTTLTEEVKVSGA